A genomic stretch from Bacillus sp. E(2018) includes:
- a CDS encoding diguanylate cyclase, producing the protein MSIKIQTYLSVSISLIILTTSLFLSIFISDKSSELLEKEIGNSLASSAFQLSHNLDSFMWSRYQELQVLSEQEVLKDPRRINEAQFLIDQLQNKIPSFSWVGITNQKGVIQASTKKLLINKDISARPVFQKATEQPFIGDVHDALLLSKLIPTKDGSPLQLVDISTPLTDKNGVFQGVLAAHLSWEWSKEVESAILKPIKEQKKDVEVYIISKEDTVLLGHKNDLGKKIKISDLDNKGKRNEWNFVRWPDGKEYVTGYAFGDGYQNYPGLGWTVVIRQSEQAAYASVQYLQTFILVCGIVISLLMAVIGWFITKRVSRPLFDLAISADKLKDGEIVEIPLLRGIKDIEVLSSSFRSLISSLKQTEKQLDKMENMAHTDFLTSMPNRLALLEYMNSVRFNSSNGSYGVLYIDLDGFKSINDTHGHHAGDLLLIEVGKRIITSLIKKEHFAARLGGDEFVVVLPIQENYLNEITEISHFLIETLNRPFLIQEHSIKIGCSMGSAKWIAQDVSPQTILEYADEALYVSKKTGKNKLSFYSFRKTS; encoded by the coding sequence ATGTCTATCAAAATTCAAACGTATCTGTCCGTGAGCATCTCATTGATCATACTAACCACATCATTATTTCTTAGTATCTTTATCAGTGATAAATCCAGCGAATTATTAGAAAAAGAAATAGGTAATTCCCTAGCTTCTTCAGCCTTTCAACTATCTCACAACCTTGATTCTTTCATGTGGTCGAGATACCAGGAACTACAAGTTTTAAGTGAACAGGAAGTGCTGAAAGACCCGAGAAGAATAAATGAAGCACAATTTCTGATCGATCAGCTTCAAAATAAAATTCCCTCCTTCTCATGGGTTGGAATAACGAATCAAAAGGGAGTCATTCAAGCTTCCACGAAGAAACTTCTTATCAACAAAGATATATCTGCTCGTCCCGTATTTCAAAAAGCAACTGAACAGCCTTTTATCGGTGATGTACATGATGCCCTTTTGCTATCCAAACTGATTCCAACCAAGGATGGTTCACCTTTACAATTAGTCGATATCAGTACACCATTAACAGATAAAAACGGCGTTTTCCAAGGTGTGTTAGCCGCCCATCTCAGCTGGGAGTGGTCTAAAGAAGTAGAATCCGCAATTCTAAAGCCCATAAAAGAGCAAAAAAAGGATGTGGAAGTATACATAATCAGTAAAGAAGATACGGTACTCCTAGGTCATAAGAATGATTTAGGAAAAAAAATTAAGATAAGTGATCTCGATAATAAAGGAAAGAGAAACGAGTGGAATTTTGTGCGTTGGCCAGATGGAAAAGAGTATGTAACAGGCTATGCTTTTGGTGACGGATATCAGAATTATCCCGGACTAGGCTGGACGGTTGTCATTCGTCAATCAGAACAAGCGGCTTATGCATCCGTCCAATATCTGCAAACATTCATTTTAGTCTGTGGTATTGTAATTTCTCTACTTATGGCTGTTATTGGATGGTTTATCACAAAGAGAGTTTCTCGTCCTCTTTTTGACTTGGCTATCTCTGCTGACAAGTTGAAAGATGGTGAGATCGTAGAGATTCCTTTGTTGCGCGGAATCAAAGATATAGAAGTTCTAAGTTCTTCTTTTAGAAGCTTAATCTCATCTTTAAAGCAAACAGAAAAACAGTTAGACAAGATGGAGAACATGGCACATACGGACTTTCTGACAAGTATGCCGAATCGGTTAGCTCTTTTGGAATACATGAATTCAGTTCGCTTTAATTCTTCTAATGGCAGCTATGGGGTGCTTTATATCGATCTGGACGGTTTTAAATCAATCAATGATACACACGGACATCATGCTGGAGATCTACTTTTAATAGAAGTTGGTAAGCGTATCATTACTTCATTAATTAAGAAGGAACATTTTGCAGCACGTTTAGGTGGAGATGAATTTGTAGTTGTACTCCCTATTCAGGAGAATTATTTAAATGAAATAACGGAGATCTCACACTTCCTCATAGAAACTCTTAACCGACCATTTCTTATTCAGGAACATTCAATAAAAATTGGGTGCAGCATGGGATCAGCTAAATGGATAGCTCAGGACGTTTCCCCACAAACCATACTTGAATATGCAGATGAGGCATTATACGTTTCAAAGAAAACGGGTAAAAATAAGTTGAGTTTTTACTCATTTCGAAAAACATCATAA
- a CDS encoding aldehyde dehydrogenase family protein — MNTDFSNIYINGEWRKGSSDSLMKNTNPFTEEELVTIQAATKEDLDEAYEAAKIAQAEWANELPQNKRAVLEKVAEVMQENEELIIDWIIKESGSTYMKAISEFRASINILKESTTYPYRMEGKILPSQTAGKENRVYRNPLGVIGIISPWNFPFHLAIRSIAPAIATGNAVVIKPATDTPVTGGLVFASIFEAAGLPKGLINVIVGRGSEIGDEIVTHPTPRLISFTGSTEVGRHIGELAGKNLKKSALELGGNNVFIALKEADIDQAVDSALFGKFYHQGQICMAINRIFVHQDIYEEFAEAFVQRASNLKFGDPSKKNTNVGPLINRDQVDRILKDIEASVSQGAKIRVGGDADGNVLEPTVITDVNNEMPLAKNEIFGPVAILIPFEKDEDVVQMANAYPYGLSGAVHSKNIEHATDIAHAIHTGMIHINDQSVNDEPHMPFGGEKDSGLGRFNGEWVLEEFTTLKWLSVQRTPRNYGPFISQLK, encoded by the coding sequence TTCAAGCTGCGACGAAAGAAGACTTGGACGAAGCTTATGAAGCGGCGAAAATTGCTCAAGCTGAATGGGCAAACGAACTTCCACAAAACAAGCGTGCTGTTTTAGAAAAAGTAGCTGAAGTTATGCAAGAGAATGAGGAGCTTATTATTGATTGGATCATCAAAGAATCAGGCTCAACGTATATGAAAGCTATCTCAGAATTTCGAGCTTCTATTAATATTTTAAAAGAATCTACAACATACCCTTATCGAATGGAAGGAAAAATTCTTCCTTCACAAACGGCAGGCAAAGAAAACAGAGTGTACCGTAATCCGTTAGGGGTAATTGGAATAATTAGTCCTTGGAATTTCCCGTTCCATCTGGCTATTCGATCCATCGCACCTGCCATAGCGACTGGAAATGCTGTAGTGATCAAACCAGCTACTGACACACCAGTAACAGGTGGATTAGTCTTTGCAAGCATCTTTGAAGCGGCTGGACTTCCAAAAGGTTTGATCAACGTAATCGTAGGGCGTGGTTCAGAAATTGGAGATGAGATCGTCACACATCCAACTCCGCGTCTGATTTCGTTTACAGGTTCAACAGAAGTCGGAAGACACATCGGTGAACTTGCTGGTAAGAACTTAAAGAAATCTGCTCTTGAATTAGGCGGGAATAACGTATTTATCGCGTTAAAAGAAGCAGACATTGATCAAGCCGTAGATTCAGCCTTGTTTGGAAAGTTTTATCACCAAGGGCAAATATGTATGGCGATCAATCGTATTTTTGTTCATCAAGACATTTATGAAGAATTTGCAGAAGCCTTTGTTCAGCGAGCAAGCAATCTGAAATTTGGAGATCCGTCTAAAAAAAATACGAATGTTGGTCCATTAATCAATAGAGACCAAGTTGATCGAATTTTAAAGGACATTGAAGCAAGTGTTTCACAAGGTGCTAAGATTCGCGTTGGTGGAGATGCCGACGGAAATGTACTAGAACCTACAGTGATAACAGATGTTAATAATGAGATGCCTTTAGCGAAGAATGAAATCTTTGGACCAGTAGCTATTCTTATTCCGTTTGAAAAAGATGAAGACGTTGTTCAAATGGCAAATGCTTACCCGTATGGACTGAGCGGAGCCGTTCATTCTAAAAACATTGAACATGCAACAGACATAGCTCATGCTATTCATACAGGTATGATTCACATCAATGACCAATCTGTTAACGATGAACCACATATGCCATTTGGTGGAGAAAAAGATTCAGGACTTGGCCGATTTAATGGAGAGTGGGTGTTAGAAGAATTCACTACTCTAAAATGGTTATCTGTGCAGCGCACTCCAAGAAATTATGGACCATTCATCAGCCAATTAAAATAA